In Streptomyces sp. NBC_00414, a single window of DNA contains:
- a CDS encoding ArsR/SmtB family transcription factor has translation MPYHLHFGEDDLLNCRFALSPLWETHEAVRTLRRPERQGYHPAWLRRIRSAADTLDLEPLWLLMPQRGNSPDCLMPPPIGPAATFEEEIAAVRATDPEVARAELALSLADTPGAAESPAGRSLLADPARAVRELADTMEAAWHTLVEPSWPRLRALLEADIAFHSRRLAEVGLAGLLPELDRRVAWDAGRLTVNSRGEHVRELGGRGLVLMPSVFTWPDVVSGFDPPWQPALVYPARGIGGLWAEPSGRTPEALVRLLGRGRATVLAALEEPTATTALAHRLGLAPSSVSAHLSTLRDAGLLVSHRYGHQVLYERTPLGIALASGGA, from the coding sequence ATGCCGTACCACCTCCACTTCGGGGAGGACGACCTTCTCAACTGCCGTTTCGCGCTGTCGCCCCTGTGGGAGACCCACGAGGCGGTACGCACCTTGCGGCGCCCGGAACGGCAGGGCTATCACCCGGCGTGGCTGCGCCGCATCCGCTCGGCGGCGGACACGCTGGACCTGGAGCCCCTGTGGCTGCTGATGCCGCAGCGCGGGAACAGCCCGGACTGCCTGATGCCGCCGCCGATCGGGCCCGCGGCCACGTTCGAGGAGGAGATCGCCGCCGTGCGCGCCACGGATCCCGAGGTCGCGCGGGCCGAGCTCGCGCTGTCCCTCGCGGACACCCCGGGCGCCGCCGAGTCCCCGGCCGGCCGGTCGCTGCTCGCCGACCCCGCCCGCGCCGTGCGGGAGCTGGCGGACACGATGGAGGCGGCCTGGCACACCCTCGTGGAACCCTCCTGGCCGAGGCTCCGGGCCCTTCTGGAGGCCGACATCGCCTTCCACTCCCGTCGCCTGGCCGAGGTGGGTCTCGCCGGACTGCTGCCCGAACTGGACCGGCGGGTCGCCTGGGACGCGGGCAGGCTCACGGTCAACTCGCGGGGAGAGCACGTACGCGAACTGGGCGGCCGGGGACTGGTCCTGATGCCCAGTGTCTTCACCTGGCCGGACGTGGTGAGCGGCTTCGACCCGCCCTGGCAGCCGGCGCTGGTCTATCCCGCGCGCGGCATCGGGGGCCTGTGGGCCGAGCCGTCCGGCCGTACGCCCGAAGCCCTGGTGCGGCTGCTCGGCCGGGGGCGGGCCACCGTGCTGGCCGCCCTGGAGGAACCGACCGCCACCACGGCCCTCGCGCACCGCCTCGGCCTCGCGCCCTCGTCCGTCTCCGCGCACCTGTCGACGCTGCGCGACGCGGGCCTGCTCGTCTCGCACCGCTACGGACACCAGGTGCTGTACGAGAGGACGCCGCTCGGCATCGCCCTGGCCTCGGGCGGGGCCTGA
- a CDS encoding DUF6114 domain-containing protein produces MSAETPAGNPAARGQITYWRLRFRAWRGGRPFWAGLFILLAGFPIAYFPYANIQIGHLTLAMATTAGAGSLIIGVLLGVLGISLWYQKHVRVFAGVAAILLGLVSIPVSNLGGFLIGFLLALVGGGMAVAWVPGEETAGQRTGTDRTDKGGAPQAVPADGASGPNDLSGTSPTDGANGRHSAG; encoded by the coding sequence ATGAGCGCCGAGACTCCTGCAGGGAATCCTGCCGCGCGCGGTCAAATCACCTACTGGCGGCTGCGGTTCCGTGCCTGGCGTGGTGGCCGCCCGTTCTGGGCCGGCCTGTTCATCCTGCTCGCGGGTTTCCCGATCGCGTACTTCCCGTACGCGAACATTCAGATCGGGCATCTCACGCTGGCCATGGCGACGACCGCGGGTGCCGGTTCGCTCATCATCGGAGTGCTCCTGGGCGTTCTCGGAATCAGCCTCTGGTACCAGAAGCACGTGCGGGTCTTCGCCGGTGTCGCGGCGATCCTGCTCGGGCTGGTCTCCATCCCCGTGTCGAACCTCGGTGGCTTCCTGATCGGCTTCCTGCTGGCCCTGGTGGGCGGCGGGATGGCGGTCGCCTGGGTGCCCGGCGAGGAGACGGCGGGGCAGCGGACCGGGACGGACCGTACGGACAAGGGAGGCGCTCCGCAGGCCGTACCGGCCGACGGGGCGAGCGGGCCGAACGATCTGTCAGGAACGAGCCCCACCGACGGGGCGAACGGGAGGCACAGTGCCGGCTGA
- a CDS encoding glycoside hydrolase family 6 protein has protein sequence MFRPTRTRVRTRTFAALAAFAALGLATGCSSPSGADPAALARQTGAQPKPAAGSPFWIDPQSPAARQARAWERQGRGHDARLLKRIADRPAALWPAGDRPEPRIREATGAAAGEGRTPVFVAYDIPHRDCGQHSAGGARDGDAYRDWIDRFARALGDSAALVVLEPDAVAHIVDGCTPVEYHAQRERLLSEAIVRLKRQPNTKVYLDAGNPDWIREPDKLVEPLGRAGVANADGFALNVSNFQTDAITKQYGRRLSAALGGKHFVIDTSRNGNGPLGGDRSQAWCNPPGRALGTPPTTDTGDPVVDAYLWIKRPGESDGQCRGGPAAGQWWADYALGLARNSKGH, from the coding sequence ATGTTCCGGCCGACCCGTACCCGTGTCCGTACCCGTACCTTCGCGGCGCTCGCCGCGTTCGCCGCGCTGGGACTCGCGACGGGCTGCTCGTCCCCGTCCGGGGCCGACCCGGCCGCCCTCGCCCGGCAGACCGGGGCGCAGCCGAAACCCGCCGCGGGCTCCCCGTTCTGGATCGACCCGCAGAGCCCCGCCGCCCGGCAGGCCCGGGCGTGGGAGCGGCAGGGCCGGGGGCACGACGCCCGGCTGCTCAAGCGCATCGCGGACCGGCCCGCGGCGCTGTGGCCGGCCGGCGACCGCCCCGAACCGAGGATCAGGGAGGCGACCGGGGCGGCGGCCGGGGAAGGGCGTACACCCGTGTTCGTCGCGTACGACATCCCGCACCGCGACTGCGGTCAGCACTCGGCGGGCGGGGCGCGCGACGGCGACGCCTACCGGGACTGGATCGACCGGTTCGCGCGGGCCCTGGGCGACAGTGCCGCGCTGGTCGTGCTGGAGCCCGACGCGGTCGCGCACATCGTGGACGGCTGCACACCGGTCGAGTACCACGCGCAGCGCGAGCGGTTGCTCTCCGAGGCGATCGTGCGGCTGAAGCGGCAGCCGAACACGAAGGTGTACCTGGACGCGGGCAACCCGGACTGGATCCGCGAGCCGGACAAGCTCGTGGAACCCCTCGGGCGGGCCGGGGTCGCGAACGCCGACGGATTCGCCCTGAACGTCTCCAACTTCCAGACGGACGCGATCACCAAGCAGTACGGCCGCCGCCTCTCGGCAGCCCTCGGCGGCAAGCACTTCGTCATCGACACCAGCCGCAACGGCAACGGCCCGCTGGGCGGCGACCGTTCCCAGGCCTGGTGCAACCCGCCGGGCCGGGCGCTCGGCACCCCGCCCACCACCGACACCGGCGACCCGGTCGTGGACGCGTACCTGTGGATCAAGCGGCCCGGGGAGTCGGACGGCCAGTGCCGCGGCGGCCCCGCGGCCGGCCAGTGGTGGGCGGACTACGCCCTGGGCCTGGCCCGCAACTCCAAGGGGCATTGA
- a CDS encoding TetR/AcrR family transcriptional regulator, which produces MQSRTSAPRTGRTGRPRSVEADEAILAATRAALVELGWSKLTLGNVATRAGVAKTTLYRRWAGKNELVVDAVAALFDELELPDRGTLAADIEGVVLQFAAILARPEAKSGLLAVLAESTRDDALRERIRTSVVDRQKRLVLEGRARAQVRGELPPESDPSSAARTVDLIFDMVAGAVVHRTLISAEPVDEPWVQSFTRVLLLGLAGAATHP; this is translated from the coding sequence ATGCAGAGTCGCACTTCCGCACCCCGTACGGGCCGTACGGGACGTCCGCGCAGCGTCGAGGCCGACGAGGCGATCCTGGCGGCGACGCGTGCGGCTCTCGTGGAACTCGGCTGGTCCAAGCTGACGCTGGGGAACGTGGCCACGCGCGCGGGGGTCGCGAAGACGACGCTCTACCGCCGCTGGGCGGGCAAGAACGAACTCGTGGTCGACGCGGTGGCGGCCCTCTTCGACGAACTGGAACTGCCCGACCGGGGCACTCTCGCGGCGGACATCGAAGGGGTGGTGCTCCAGTTCGCGGCGATCCTGGCCCGCCCGGAGGCGAAGAGCGGACTGCTGGCCGTGCTCGCCGAGTCGACCCGCGACGACGCGCTGCGGGAACGTATCCGCACGTCGGTCGTCGACCGTCAGAAGCGGCTGGTGCTGGAGGGGCGGGCTCGCGCGCAGGTCCGCGGCGAGCTCCCGCCGGAGTCGGACCCCTCTTCCGCGGCCCGCACGGTGGATCTCATCTTCGACATGGTGGCGGGGGCGGTGGTGCATCGGACGCTGATCAGCGCGGAGCCGGTGGACGAGCCCTGGGTCCAGTCCTTCACCCGAGTCCTGCTCCTGGGCCTGGCAGGCGCGGCGACCCACCCCTGA
- a CDS encoding MFS transporter, with translation MPEETQTATTAPEPHSVGKPSVDARGSGYRRAFAVGEFRVVFAAHALSLLGVVVSEIALTVLVYELTGSPLLSALAFALGFLPYLVGGTLLSGVADRFPARRVLVVCDLVCAGCAALMALPATPVAALLALRCAIAAVSPVFSGTRMATLTEILGDGDLFVLGRSLLRIVSQSAVLVGFGLGGVLLAFVPPRGALVITFGTFLASALLLRLGTRRRPARTGGGPLMRYSLAGTRQVLGDRRIRALLLLLWVPPMFVVAPEALAAAYADEIGVGTAWVGLLMCAMPIGTIAGELYAGAALSPATRSRIVLPLAGCGLLPLLAYPFHPDLGWILLALLVAGATGAYTLGLDRWFVDAVPGELRGRAMTVHTAGLMTIQGVGMALAGAAAEFWPVSTVVGGVGVLGTVCCLLLAAEVRRTGRTAGEAEGKAEEKAAKKSAEAG, from the coding sequence ATGCCAGAAGAAACACAGACCGCGACGACGGCACCGGAGCCGCACTCCGTCGGCAAACCCTCGGTCGACGCGCGGGGGAGCGGGTACCGCAGGGCCTTCGCCGTCGGGGAGTTCCGGGTCGTCTTCGCCGCGCACGCCCTGTCGCTGCTGGGCGTCGTCGTCAGCGAGATCGCCCTGACCGTCCTCGTGTACGAGCTGACGGGATCGCCGCTGCTCAGCGCGCTGGCCTTCGCGCTGGGCTTCCTGCCGTACCTCGTGGGCGGGACGCTGCTGTCCGGAGTGGCCGACCGGTTCCCGGCCCGCCGGGTGCTCGTCGTGTGCGACCTCGTGTGCGCCGGATGCGCGGCGCTGATGGCCCTGCCCGCCACCCCCGTCGCCGCGCTGCTCGCGCTGCGGTGCGCCATCGCGGCCGTCTCGCCGGTGTTCAGCGGCACCCGGATGGCCACACTGACCGAGATCCTCGGGGACGGCGACCTGTTCGTGCTCGGCCGCTCCCTGCTGCGGATCGTGTCGCAGAGCGCCGTGCTCGTCGGTTTCGGCCTGGGCGGTGTCCTGCTGGCCTTCGTGCCGCCGCGCGGGGCGCTGGTCATCACCTTCGGCACCTTCCTCGCCTCGGCGCTGCTCCTGCGCCTGGGCACCCGGCGCAGGCCCGCGCGGACCGGCGGCGGACCGCTGATGCGGTACTCGCTCGCCGGCACCCGGCAGGTCCTCGGCGACCGCCGGATCCGGGCGCTGCTGCTCCTGCTCTGGGTGCCGCCGATGTTCGTCGTCGCGCCGGAGGCCCTCGCCGCCGCGTACGCGGACGAGATCGGGGTCGGCACGGCCTGGGTCGGGCTGCTGATGTGCGCGATGCCCATCGGCACGATCGCCGGAGAGCTGTACGCGGGCGCCGCCCTGTCTCCCGCGACCCGCTCCCGGATCGTGCTGCCCCTCGCGGGCTGCGGACTGCTGCCGCTCCTCGCCTACCCCTTCCACCCGGACCTCGGCTGGATCCTGCTCGCGCTGCTGGTCGCCGGGGCGACGGGCGCGTACACCCTGGGGCTCGACCGCTGGTTCGTGGACGCCGTGCCCGGGGAACTGCGCGGGCGGGCCATGACCGTGCACACGGCCGGGCTGATGACCATTCAGGGCGTGGGCATGGCGCTGGCCGGGGCGGCCGCCGAGTTCTGGCCGGTCAGCACGGTCGTGGGCGGGGTCGGCGTGCTCGGCACGGTGTGCTGCCTGCTCCTGGCGGCGGAGGTACGGCGAACGGGCAGGACCGCGGGGGAGGCGGAGGGGAAGGCCGAGGAGAAGGCTGCGAAGAAGAGTGCGGAAGCAGGGTGA
- a CDS encoding DUF6230 family protein, with protein sequence MESQVRGGTRWKRFAVVMVPSVAATACIGIALAQGALAASFSVSGQSFKVTADQLVGTGFSQYGAIDQGYTLKGDKTAHPVAVSAFKSASITNMCQSVVTPDIPLLGSVSLTLKAGGGSKPVEAENLYIDVEDLSANATFTNIDIGVAAKDASKGPGIAKGDQANPYGFAQQADKAVLTDVKQTAWATTAGTFKLSGLKMSLSKGVKECY encoded by the coding sequence ATGGAGTCCCAGGTGCGTGGCGGGACCAGATGGAAGCGGTTCGCCGTCGTCATGGTGCCCAGCGTGGCCGCGACGGCGTGCATAGGCATCGCCCTTGCACAAGGCGCTCTCGCCGCGTCGTTCAGCGTGTCGGGTCAGTCGTTCAAGGTGACGGCGGACCAGTTGGTCGGTACCGGCTTCTCGCAGTACGGAGCCATCGACCAGGGGTACACGCTCAAGGGCGACAAGACGGCGCACCCGGTCGCGGTGTCGGCGTTCAAGTCCGCCTCGATCACGAACATGTGCCAGTCCGTGGTCACCCCGGACATCCCGCTGCTCGGGTCCGTCAGCCTGACGCTGAAGGCGGGCGGCGGCAGCAAGCCGGTAGAGGCCGAGAACCTCTACATCGACGTCGAGGACCTCTCGGCGAACGCGACCTTCACCAACATCGACATCGGTGTTGCTGCCAAGGACGCCAGCAAGGGTCCGGGAATCGCCAAGGGTGACCAGGCGAACCCCTACGGCTTCGCGCAGCAGGCCGACAAGGCCGTGCTGACCGACGTGAAGCAGACGGCGTGGGCGACCACGGCCGGCACCTTCAAGCTCAGCGGCCTGAAGATGTCGCTGTCCAAGGGTGTCAAGGAGTGCTACTAA
- a CDS encoding MarR family winged helix-turn-helix transcriptional regulator translates to MPKPLSLAFDPIARADELWKQRWGSVPSMGAITSIMRAHQILLAEVDAVVKPYGLTFARYEALVLLTFSKAGELPMSKIGERLMVHPTSVTNTVDRLVRSGLVDKRPNPNDGRGTLASITDKGREACDAATRDLMAMDFGLGVYDAEECQEIFAMLRPLRVAAHDFDEE, encoded by the coding sequence GTGCCGAAGCCGCTCAGCCTTGCCTTCGATCCCATCGCCCGAGCCGACGAACTCTGGAAACAGCGCTGGGGGTCCGTGCCGTCCATGGGCGCGATCACCTCGATCATGCGCGCCCACCAGATTCTCCTCGCCGAGGTCGACGCGGTGGTCAAGCCGTACGGACTGACGTTCGCCCGGTACGAGGCGCTGGTGCTGCTCACCTTCTCCAAGGCCGGCGAGCTGCCGATGTCCAAGATCGGCGAGCGGCTCATGGTGCATCCGACGTCCGTGACGAACACCGTGGACCGGCTCGTACGGTCCGGGCTCGTCGACAAACGGCCCAACCCCAACGACGGACGCGGCACCCTCGCCTCCATCACCGACAAGGGGCGCGAGGCCTGTGACGCGGCCACCCGCGACCTGATGGCGATGGACTTCGGCCTCGGTGTGTACGACGCCGAGGAGTGCCAGGAGATCTTCGCGATGCTGCGGCCGCTGAGGGTGGCCGCGCACGACTTCGACGAGGAGTGA
- a CDS encoding tetratricopeptide repeat protein, which translates to MQPRNMSMSGVVDLAAVKAAQEAKAKAEQARAEAVRQGGGAVPAVSASSLVIDVDEAGFERDVLQRSTEVPVVIDFWAEWCEPCKQLSPLLERLTVEYNGRFVLAKIDVDANQMLMQQFGIQGIPAVFAVVAGQALPLFQGAAPEAQIRGTLDQLVQVAEERFGLTGLTVDQDGAGAGPDEAATAPEIPVGPYDALLEAAVQALDAGDLGGAVQAYRNVLSDDPGNTEAKLGLAQAELLQRVQGADPQRVRKEAADRPGDVPAQIAAADLDLVGGHVEDALGRLVDTVARTAGDDREAARVRLLELFEVIGADDPRVTAARRALARALF; encoded by the coding sequence ATGCAGCCACGGAACATGTCCATGAGCGGAGTCGTCGACCTCGCCGCGGTGAAAGCGGCCCAGGAGGCCAAGGCGAAGGCGGAGCAGGCGCGCGCCGAAGCGGTACGACAGGGGGGCGGGGCCGTTCCCGCCGTGTCCGCGTCGAGTCTCGTCATCGACGTCGACGAGGCGGGTTTTGAGCGGGACGTCCTGCAGCGCTCCACCGAGGTCCCGGTCGTCATCGACTTCTGGGCCGAGTGGTGCGAGCCGTGCAAGCAGCTCAGCCCGCTCCTGGAGCGGCTCACCGTCGAGTACAACGGCCGGTTCGTTCTCGCCAAGATCGACGTCGACGCGAATCAGATGCTGATGCAGCAGTTCGGGATCCAGGGGATCCCGGCCGTCTTCGCGGTGGTGGCCGGCCAGGCACTGCCGCTCTTCCAGGGCGCCGCTCCCGAGGCGCAGATCCGGGGCACCCTGGATCAGCTGGTGCAGGTCGCCGAGGAGCGGTTCGGGCTCACGGGTCTGACCGTGGACCAGGACGGGGCGGGTGCGGGGCCGGACGAGGCCGCGACGGCCCCCGAGATTCCGGTCGGTCCCTACGACGCGCTGCTCGAAGCCGCCGTGCAGGCGCTGGACGCGGGCGACCTGGGCGGCGCGGTCCAGGCGTACAGGAACGTGCTGAGCGACGACCCGGGGAACACCGAGGCCAAGCTGGGCCTCGCCCAGGCCGAGTTGCTCCAGCGGGTGCAGGGCGCGGACCCCCAGCGGGTGCGCAAGGAGGCCGCTGACCGGCCCGGCGACGTGCCGGCGCAGATCGCGGCGGCCGACCTGGACCTGGTGGGCGGTCATGTGGAGGACGCGCTCGGGCGGCTCGTCGACACGGTGGCGCGTACGGCGGGCGACGACCGCGAGGCGGCGCGCGTACGGCTGCTGGAGCTCTTCGAGGTGATCGGTGCCGACGATCCGCGCGTGACGGCCGCGCGCAGGGCGCTGGCCCGCGCCCTGTTCTGA
- a CDS encoding DUF3817 domain-containing protein, producing MKKSVLTRYRVMAYVTGVLLVLLVLGMIGKYVLDLDGAADFTRVVSVAHGWLYVVYLVFAFDLGSKAKWPVPKLLWVLLAGTVPTAAFFVERKVSRELESKVTEDPGAVAKA from the coding sequence ATGAAAAAGAGCGTGCTGACCCGCTACCGCGTCATGGCTTACGTCACCGGTGTCCTGCTGGTCCTGCTGGTCCTCGGGATGATCGGCAAGTACGTGCTCGACCTGGACGGTGCCGCGGACTTCACGCGTGTCGTCAGCGTCGCGCACGGGTGGCTGTACGTCGTCTATCTGGTCTTCGCCTTCGACCTGGGGTCCAAGGCGAAGTGGCCGGTGCCGAAGTTGCTGTGGGTGCTGCTCGCGGGCACCGTCCCGACCGCGGCCTTCTTCGTGGAGCGCAAGGTCAGCCGCGAACTGGAGTCCAAGGTCACGGAGGATCCGGGCGCGGTCGCGAAGGCCTAG